A genomic region of Oncorhynchus mykiss isolate Arlee chromosome 4, USDA_OmykA_1.1, whole genome shotgun sequence contains the following coding sequences:
- the LOC110522554 gene encoding transmembrane protein 121-like, translating into MVLPPPDKRHVCLTTIVIMTSMAFMDAYLVEQNQGPRKIGVCIIVLVGDICFLIVLRYVAVWVGAEVRTARRGYAMILWFLYIFVLEIKLYFIFQNCKADRKSLETVARKALTLLLSVCVPGLYLVLVALDSMEYVRTFRKKEDMRGRIFWVALDLLDLLDIQANLWEPQRTGLPIWAEGLMFFYCYVLLLTLPCVSLSEISTQGEHVSLQKMMLYPVLSLITINVVTILIRGVNMVLFQDSRVSTIFVGKNVVAIATKASTFLEYRRQVKEFPQPQNAMALELQQNSMGHGHTPHTSHSQPLANSTNLPHEPSPARHMET; encoded by the coding sequence ATGGTGTTGCCGCCCCCTGACAAACGCCACGTGTGCCTGACCACCATCGTCATCATGACCAGTATGGCCTTCATGGACGCCTACCTGGTGGAGCAGAACCAGGGGCCCAGGAAGATTGGCGTGTGCATCATTGTGCTGGTCGGGGACATCTGCTTCCTCATCGTGCTGCGCTACGTGGCCGTGTGGGTGGGCGCCGAGGTGCGCACGGCCCGCCGCGGCTACGCAATGATTCTCTGGTTCCTCTACATCTTTGTACTGGAGATCAAGCTCTACTTCATCTTCCAGAACTGCAAGGCCGATAGGAAGTCCCTGGAGACGGTGGCCCGGAAAGCCTTGACTCtgctactgtctgtgtgtgtcccggGGCTTTACTTGGTTCTAGTGGCTCTGGACAGCATGGAGTATGTGAGGACCTTCAGGAAGAAGGAGGACATGCGGGGGAGGATCTTCTGGGTGGCTCTAGATCTTCTGGATCTTCTGGACATCCAGGCCAACCTGTGGGAGCCTCAGCGGACAGGCCTGCCCATCTGGGCCGAGGGGCTGATGTTCTTCTACTGCTacgtcctcctcctcaccctgccCTGCGTCTCCCTCAGCGAGATCTCCACGCAAGGAGAACACGTGTCGCTCCAGAAGATGATGCTCTACCCTGTCCTCAGCCTGATTACCATCAACGTGGTCACTATCCTGATCCGCGGGGTCAACATGGTGCTGTTCCAGGACAGTAGAGTTTCCACCATCTTCGTCGGCAAGAACGTGGTGGCGATCGCCACAAAGGCATCCACCTTCCTGGAGTACCGGCGTCAAGTGAAGGAGTTCCCTCAACCACAGAACGCCATGGCGTTGGAACTGCAGCAGAACTCTATGGGCCACGGACATACACCCCACACGTCGCACTCGCAGCCTCTGGCCAACTCCACAAATCTGCCCCACGAACCCTCGCCAGCGCGACACATGGAAACATGA